Proteins from a single region of Psilocybe cubensis strain MGC-MH-2018 chromosome 3, whole genome shotgun sequence:
- a CDS encoding Carbonic anhydrase 2, whose protein sequence is MPQPLNPIERLLDANVQWAQAVSKTQPDFFRESAKGQSPHTLWIGCADSRVPDSVITAAKPGDIFVHRNIANQLHLDDTNVLSVLRYAVDYLGVEHVVIVGHAGCGGAAACLGAAQSPNLSLDGPITTIDSLPVDSSLNRWLEPLTRLAASLQLSSIPHEEAMPILVEENVKAQVANLAKTHAINDAWTKGTRKGQNVWIHGWVYDLSTGLLKDLNISQGPPSKK, encoded by the exons ATGCCCCAGCCCCTCAACCCTATTGAACGTCTGCTCGATGCAAACGTCCAGTGGGCACAGGCAGTCTCCAAGACCCAGCCAGATTTCTTCCGCGAGTCCGCCAAGGGTCAAAGTCCCCAT ACACTCTGGATAGGTTGTGCCGACTCCAGGGTCCCCGACTCGGTCATCACAGCTGCTAAGCCGGGAGACATCTTCGTTCATAGGAATATCGCCAA TCAACTCCATTTAGACGACACCAACGTTCTATCTGTTCTCAGATACGCCGTCGACTATCTCGGTGTTGAACACG TTGTCATTGTCGGACATGCAGGATGCGGAGGTGCCGCAGCTTGTCTCGGGGCCGCTCAATCTCCTAACTTGTCTCTCGATGGCCCTATCACTACGATCGATTCGTTACCCGTAGATTCTTCTTTGAATCGTTGGCTGGAGCCCTTGACTAGGCTGGCGGCGTCCCTCCAGCTGTCTTCCATTCCGCATGAGGAAGCTATGCCTATCCTGGTCGAGGAGAATGTCAAGGCCCAGGTTGCCAATTTGGCCAAAACCCATGCTATCAACGATGCTTGGACGAAGGGAACCCGTAAAGGCCAGAATGTCTGGATCCACGGCTGGGTCTATGATTTGAGTACTGGCTTGTTGAAGGACCTTAACATCTCTCAAGGACCCCCCTCCAAGAAATAA
- a CDS encoding mRNA splicing protein: MAALASLLPQPVHAPAVSDDEEDIPKQVISQSTTVITRAVVPPYGQRIGWKPSSLEDFGDGGAYPECHVAQYPLGMGKKQASSGNTLALQVDSEGNVRYDAIAQQGQREGKKVQSQFKDLVPLAHRKDLDDKDKVMERPSEEEVQETAEKTRLALEKLVNGKIKAAQPKNVPDSQGKTSFIRYTPGQQNGQGALKQRIIKMSEVVEDPLEPPRFKHKKIPRGPPSPPPPVLRSPPRKATAAEQKEWMIPPCISNWKNNKGFTIPLDKRLAADGRGLQDIHINDNFAKFSEALFVADRHAREEVRQRSLMQQKLAQKEKESKEETLRLLAQRAREERGGVPQKPTAQSQAAMKSSLAAYGSDSESGDESDASEDSAEDEEARRIRDEMRQEKRRERERELRMNNMGQEQRAKMLARQQNRDISEKVALGLAKPTLSKESMLDSRLFNQESLSGNFADDDSYNLYDRPLFHGSTAAAAIYKARGNIEEGNEDSFGGGTDEGIGKALDNDRFNLGQARIGFEGAKDQEVREGPVQFEKDTGDVFGLNQFLDEAKTGKKRGLDTGVGGSRKRQQLEKASDRE, from the exons ATGGCTGCCTTGGCTTC TTTACTACCACAACCTGTACACGCCCCTGCCGTCtcagatgacgaagaagatatcCCAAAGCAGGTTATTTCTCAATCCACCACTGTCATTACCCGAGCAGTCGTCCCACCCTATGGTCAACGAATAGGATGGAAACCATCTTCGTTAGAGGATTTCG GCGACGGTGGTGCTTACCCTGAATGTCATGTTGCTCAGTATCCTCTAGGGATGGGTAAGAAGCAG GCATCATCTGGAAACACTCTTGCATTACAAGTCGATAGCGAAGGAAATGTCCGATATGATGCTATTGCCCAGCAAGGGCAGCGCGAAGGGAAGAAGGTCCAATCCCAGTTCAAGGATCTAGTGCCTCTTGCGCATAGGAAGGATTTAGATGATAAAGACAAGGTCATGGAACGCCCCTCCGAGGAAGAAGTTCAGGAAACTGCTGAAAAAACTCGTCTGGCCCTTGAAAAGTTGGTCAATGGTAAAATCAAGGCTGCGCAGCCCAAAAACGTCCCGGACAGTCAGGGAAAGACATCATTTATTCGGTATACTCCTGGGCAGCAGAATGGTCAGGGTGCTTTAAAGCAGCGCATAATCAAAATGTCGGAAGTAGTTGAAGACCCTTTGGAGCCTCCCAGGTTCAAACACAAGAAGATTCCTCGAGGACCACCCAGTCCGCCTCCTCCTGTATTGCGAAGCCCTCCCCGAAAGGCTACGGCCGCAGAGCAAAAAGAATGGATGATTCCTCCGTGTATCTCAAATTGGAAGAATAACAAAGGTTTTACTATCCCTCTTGACAAGCGTCTCGCTGCCGATGGAAGAGGTTTACAAGAT ATTCATATCAACGACAACTTTGCAAAGTTTTCCGAAGCTTTGTTTGTTGCAGACCGACATGCAAGGGAGGAAGTGCGCCAACGATCTTTGATGCAACAAAAACTTGcacaaaaggagaaggaatcCAAGGAAGAAACACTTCGTCTTTTGGCCCAGAGAGCACGGGAGGAACGTGGAGGTGTTCCACAGAAGCCAACTGCGCAATCCCAAGCTGCTATGAAGTCGTCATTAGCTGCCTATGGAAGTGACAGCGAAAGTGGTGACGAATCAGATGCTTCTGAAGATAGcgctgaagatgaagaggcccGCAGAATCCGTGACGAAATGAGGCaggaaaagaggagagaACGCGAACGAGAGTTGAGGATGAACAACATGGGCCAGGAACAACGTGCCAAGATGCTCGCTCGGCAACAGAATCGCGATATTTCAGAGAAGGTCGCACTGGGTCTTGCAAAACCGACCTTGTCAAAGGAATCAATGCTAGATTCGCGCTTGTTCAATCAAGAATCATTGTCTGGTAACTTTGCAGACGATGATTCTTACAATCTGTACGACCGACCTCTGTTCCACGGCTCGACTGCTGCCGCCGCAATTTACAAAGCTAGAGGTAATATTGAGGAGGGTAATGAAGATTCGTTCGGTGGCGGTACAGACGAAGGCATAGGGAAAGCGCTCGATAATGATCGATTTAACCTTGGTCAGGCACGAATCGGCTTCGAAGGTGCTAAAGACCAGGAAGTCAGGGAAGGACCAGTGCAATTTGAGAAGGACACGGGTGATGTCTTCGGCCTGAACCAATTCCTGGATGAGGCAAAGACGGGTAAAAAGAGGGGCTTGGATACTGGGGT GGGTGGTTCACGGAAACGACAGCAACTGGAGAAAGCTTCGGATCGAGAGTGA
- a CDS encoding 60S ribosomal protein L7: MAPSTTYVPLIATLSIVLTVLVDSVQRPECFGQFEPNVAIEVPETLLKKRKQNEKAREERVAAATAARKASKAKRKVIFKRAESYVKEYLAKEKEEIRLKRAARTAGDFYVPAQPKVYFVVRIRGINEIAPKPRKILQLLRLLQINNGVFVKATRATQQMLRLVEPYITYGEPNLKTVRELIYKRGYGKVDKQRIPLSNNSVIENALGKFDILCVEDLVHEIITAGPNFKQASNFLWPFKLSNPTGGWRTRKFKHYVQGGDFGDRESNINKLIRQMN; encoded by the exons ATGGCCCCCTCTACCACGTACGTCCCTCTCATTGCAACCCTTTCAATAGTTCTGACGGTACTTGTCGACTCTGTGCAGCGTCCCGAGTGCTTCGGTCAGTTTGAACCAAACGTC GCGATTGAAGTCCCGGAGACTCTCCTcaagaagagaaaacaaaATGAAAAGGCCCGGGAGGAACGCGTCGCTGCCGCCACAGCCGCTCGCAAG GCTTCAAAGGCCAAGCGAAAGGTTATCTTCAAGCGCGCGGAGTCTTATGTGAAGGAATACCTTGctaaggagaaggaggaaattCGCTTGAAGCGTGCTGCTCGCACCGCGGGTGACTTCTATGTTCCCGCCCAGCCCAAGGTCTACTTTGTTGTTCGTATCCGAGG TATCAATGAGATTGCCCCCAAACCCCGAAAAATTTTGCAACTTCTTCGCCTCCTCCAGATCAATAACGGTGTCTTTGTCAAGGCTACTCGCGCCACCCAACAGATGCTCCGATTGGTCGAGCCTTACATCACCTATGG TGAACCCAACTTGAAGACTGTTCGCGAGCTTATCTACAAGCGCGGATACGGAAAGGTCGACAAGCAGCGCATTCCTCTGTCGAACAACAGCGTCATTGAGAACGCCCTCGGTAAATTCGACATCCTTTGCGTTGAGGATCTCGTCCACGAAATCATCACTGCGGGCCCCAACTTTAAGCAG GCGTCCAACTTCCTTTGGCCCTTCAAGCTCTCCAACCCTACTGGCGGCTGGAGGACAAGGAAATTCAAACACTACGTCCAGGGTGGTGACTTTGGAGACCGGGAGAGCAACATCAACAAGCTCATTAGACAGATGAACTAA
- a CDS encoding Cyclin-dependent kinases regulatory subunit (Cell division control protein cks1), whose translation MASNLTAQQLAQQAAQQKEMARKLEEYIEKIHYSDRYSDDEYEYRHVILPKQLLKMVPKEYFNPDESGVLRLLTEQEWRGIGITQSLGWEHYEVHAPEPHVLLFRRAINFVPPPQPRMKDARRK comes from the exons ATGGCAAGCAATCTTACTGCCCAACAACTAGCTCAGCAAGCAGctcaacaaaaagaaatggcTCGTAAGCTAGAGGAATACATCGAAAA AATCCACTACTCAGATCGCTACTCGGATGACGAATATGAATATCGTCACGTCATTTTACCCAAGCAACTCCTGAAGATGGTTCCCAAAGAGTACTTCAACCCTGATGAGTCTGGCGTTTTGCGGCTCCTCACGGAGCAAGAATGGAGGGGTATTGGTATTACGCAAAGCCTTGGATGGGAGCACTATGAAGTTCATG CTCCTGAACCACACGTCCTTCTATTCCGCCGTGCCATAAACTTTGTGCCTCCCCCTCAACCTCGTATGAAGGATGCTAGAAGGAAATAA
- a CDS encoding Type II inositol 1,4,5-trisphosphate 5-phosphatase, whose protein sequence is MAKQAYLHSGQTLVQIASYNTNLQGVLGLPQDLVDWLAPTLQVSNFLSPERRAPDIVAVGFQELLPLHLGLSGFSKAVINDRDTLILSQIETHAPNKESYSLIAKVVNVGVALLVYGRDDGIARKVSNVHTSWTGCGPAYMGNKGAVGVRFRVAGPDGTAGETYTFVNCHLTAHQHKLQNRIADYKHIVSTLLFPPEALSTSPSTLYETSHLFLLGDLNFRIELPKTHPLYAKRLTHEFAQTLESEKIREELKEYDQLTIEKRKGTIFAGLHEGDFWKFKCSYKYKLGEVDKYSIKRTPSWTDRILYATYTDSLNLPNNSSITNLLYTSIPSYTTSDHKPIVSLLLLPPRPEDAPPSIPTIPLPATYSPTADPKATLKRYTGRSLDRVIGITWWIITLLGAGSGIVGVFNLFLGLSAWMWLKIKPSAREVQV, encoded by the exons ATGGCAAAGCAAGCTTATCTTCATTCTGGACAGACATTGGTTCAAATTGCTTCTTATAATACTAATTTACAGGGTGTTCTAGGGCTTCCGCAAGACTTGGTGGATTGGCTGGCTCCAACGCTGCAAGTATCCAACTTTCTTTCACCGGAAAGACGTGCCCCGGACATTGTCGCTGTTGGATTCCAGGAACTACTTCCTCTGCACCTTGGAC TTTCTGGGTTTTCGAAGGCCGTCATAAACGACAGAGACACGCTCATTCTTTCTCAAATTGAGACCCACGCTCCGAACAAGGAGTCTTACTCTCTCATCGCAAAGGTTGTGAACGTCGGCGTGGCTTTGCTTGTTTATGGGCGTGACGATGGCATTGCGCGTAAGGTTTCAAACGTACATACCTCGTGGACGGGGTGCGGACCCGCATATATGGGCAATAAAGGTGCTGTCGGCGTACGCTTTCGAGTAGCTGGGCCCGACGGTACTGCCGGAGAAACATATAC CTTTGTGAACTGTCATTTGACTGCACACCAACACAAATTGCAGAATCGGATAGCAGACTACAAGCACATCGTTTCCACTCTGTTGTTTCCGCCAGAGGCCTTGTCAACATCACCCAGCACACTCTATGAGACCAGCCATCTCTTTCTATTAGGGGATCTAAACTTCCGAATCGAACTGCCGAAAACCCATCCATTATATGCTAAGCGCCTTACTCACGAATTCGCTCAAACATTAGAGTCTGAAAAAATAAGAGAAGAACTGAAAGAATACGACCAATTGACCATTGAGAAGCGCAAGGGCACCATCTTCGCTGGCCTCCATGAGGGTGATTTTTGGAAGTTTAAATGCAGCTACAAGTACAAACTCGGGGAAGTCGATAAATACAG CATAAAACGCACACCGTCATGGACGGACCGTATCTTATATGCAACGTATACAGACTCCCTGAATCTTCCCAATAATTCGTCGATTACCAACCTGTTGTATACCAGTATTCCTTCGTATACAACTTCTGATCAC AAACCTATTGTTTCGTTATTACTTCTACCTCCACGCCCAGAAGATGCACCTCCAAGTATACCTACCATCCCTCTGCCGGCTACGTATTCTCCCACTGCAGATCCAAAGGCTACGCTCAAGCGATATACAGGCCGCAGTCTTGACCGAGTCATTGGGATTACTTGGTGGATAATAACTCTTCTTGGAGCAGGCTCGGGGATTGTTGGTGTTTTTAACCTCTTCCTTGGACTAAGCGCTTGGATGTGGTTGAAAATAAAGCCATCTGCCAGAGAAGTCCAGGTTTGA
- a CDS encoding Mitochondrial import inner membrane translocase subunit TIM54 has protein sequence MSTPPPPPSDNSFVPPVRRSGVRTVLSYTGIPPSWLDKRPKLPSRNWLIFLSVTSSVVGLYAYDRRRCKQIRQEYVEKVKHLSEVPADPFEVLRKVTVYGSKWPADEDYDQSLRYFRKYVKPILIAAGVDYEMIPGKRHGEIMKRVAEDIRLRRRLDLEIDIDSDVRKALPTYRSPAVRRQNELEGGIVIIGRPTFKEFMAGLKKGWTSGLEKVDEDEELARILENDSHFDEPEDPRDFDMDEPSKKSPPLSAQTSPVFSPLQIRPSFAQNSQQSPSLPTDVPAVIPPLPPLLLVSFTDYIGISQIPLMIWDFFNQRHKVLAGAQAGYRLVMNISRPIEVPESLDQQAAPDGDIQEQNLGDLDFDKQAESYYKKSLKDLPKDIEEIRTKYYESLAGKLATARELARGTREPTKAELENPPPTEVELRAERLKKERRWRNDVDGWNIIKPSTSVTWDPRFKNALRVFVDPPQESTSP, from the exons ATGTcaactcctccaccaccaccctcgGACAACTCTTTTGTCCCTCCTGTCAGAAGGTCGGGTGTGAGGACCGTCCTTTCATACACAGGCATCCCACCGTCATGGCTCGACAAGCGCCCGAAATTGCCTTCCAGAAACTGGCTCATATTTCTCTCCGTCACCTCGTCAGTTGTCGGGCTGTATGCGTATGACCGACGGAGATGCAAGCAAATCCGTCAGGAGTACGTCGAAAAAGTGAAGCACCTTTCAGAGGTACCAGCCGACCCGTTTGAAGTCCTGCGCAAGGTTACTGTGTATGGTTCGAAGTGGCCGGCGGATGAGGACTATGATCAGAGCCTCAGGTACTTCCGGAAGTATGTCAAG CCCATACTTATTGCTGCTGGTGTTGACTATGAAATGATTCCCGGAAAGCGGCATGGTGAAATTATGAAACGTGTTGCAGAAGACATTAGGTTAAGAAGACGACTTGACCTGGAAATCGACATAGACTCGGACGTGAGGAAGGCGCTTCCAACATACAGGTCCCCGGCTGTCAGACGTCAGAATGAACTTGAAGGTGGCATTGTGATTATCGGCCGTCCTACTTTCAAAGAATTTATGGCCGGGCTCAAGAAAGGTTGGACTTCCGGCCTGGAAAAGgtggacgaggacgaggaacTGGCACGTATACTAGAGAACGACAGTCACTTTGACGAACCTGAAGACCCGAGAGACTTTGACATGGACGAACCATCGAAGAAGTCCCCGCCTTTGTCTGCTCAGACATCACCCGTCTTTTCACCGCTGCAAATTCGACCTTCCTTTGCTCAAAACTCGCAGCAAAGTCCTTCTTTACCGACCGATGTTCCAGCTGTCATTCCACCGCTTCCTCCGTTATTACTTGTGTCATTCACGGACTACATTGGCATCTCTCAAATCCCACTCATGATTTGGGATTTTTTCAACCAGCGGCATAAAGTTCTTGCTGGAGCACAGGCGGGATATCGACTGGTTATGAATATTTCACGTCCGATAGAGGTTCCAGAAAGCTTAGACCAACAGGCGGCTCCCGATGGAGATATTCAAGAGCAGAATCTTGGAGATTTGGACTTTGACAAACAGGCCGAAAGCTACTACAAAAAATCGTTAAAGGACCTCCCTAAAGATATTGAAGAAATCAGGACAAAGTATTACGAATCTCTTGCCGGCAAACTGGCAACAGCACGCGAACTTGCGCGGGGCACACGAGAGCCCACAAAAGCTGAGCTTGAGAACCCACCTCCTACAGAGGTCGAGCTTCGTGCAGAAAGATTAAAAAAGGAACGAAGATGGCGCAATGACGTAGACGGCTGGAATATTATCAAACCATCCACCAGTGTCACTTGGGATCCCCGTTTCAAAAACGCGCTGCGAGTATTTGTAGATCCTCCGCAAGAATCTACTTCGCCATGA
- a CDS encoding ATP-dependent DNA helicase MER3, whose translation MTTFKLELASFGIGVHHAGITMDDRRTTEQLFMRRILRILIATSTLAVGVNLPAHMVVIKGVRLYQNNISKEYSDLDIMQMLGRAKRMVLSSDNDGIALILCESELEQKYNALVQGKTVLESSLHVNLAEHINSEIGLGTITDIESAKIWLRGSFLYQRMHKNPKFYQVGSDGQIKPQQQGVEEIIMESVDLLRQTKLITHIEYGADAGKLVSTQYGEIMSKYYIRRATMEIILALPDRASLRDILEPICGADEFQDVKLRNSEKRIFNILKQDPEIRFPVKKVDKTQDKVFILVQVCRVHFDEKDRNTFLHVKKAVLGGISLNSAEYRSSDSQPHMEAFSVFKHIARISRGEVCVSFTTALYSQYNATAVCDVSIVKKDGLQIKNSLELFRCLSAKSWEDRAIVFRQIEQIGEKSIKVLAENGITSFEKLRRQDPLRIETLLNRRAPFGMEVLRSLAEFPQYIVTIKEISVESDGGKSPVQVDLQIRCGLAEDKDSGFKIRKQRGRSFNMTSILTLTSDMDLVDLRRIPTLALKTPKTFEVRVELGKPSQGVIVIAATETVAGVSVQETYKPDIMASEYPTLDTRPLSSVERDLIGLDDDPDFWNMDLDNSDGVQRECLTIGDQIMDTQSRPKSTAKEIRGRTLESNPRADGRFDCNKGLSAPPPPSKKRGQDSSASTARKVGPSSTSVTQKESKVLRELDKIHERTQIVDNLSIIPGKRLKTESQRPSKRKREHSLEHSISFTDVVDRNAHKIHTPPESLSDSDELPEVILSTEKIPQLNNRERTKVSPKPFQGSSSNFKKYNHGGHEQKMKLSTGCVSDTSYQDKDVDRTCQKRADDSLFLASSDSEGSIEIISRSVSPATIHRNTDATPKEEKCDATYEVATAVIEEKSKRNEMPLLVQVEGADESLEQDDFAELDNWLQSGTVDIV comes from the exons ATGACTACTTTCAAATTAGAGCTGGCTTCCTTTGGTATTGGGGTACATCACGCAGGTATCACTATGGATGATCGAAGAACCACAGAACAGCTCTTTATGAGAAGGATACTGCGCATTTTGATCGCAACGTCG ACATTGGCAGTCGGGGTGAATTTGC CTGCTCATATGGTTGTTATCAAGGGCGTTCGGCTTTACCAGAACAATATCTCCAAAGAATATTCGGACTTGGATATAATGCAAATGTTGGGCCGCGCC AAACGGATGGTGTTATCTTCAGACAATGATGGCATTGCCCTCATCCTCTGCGAAAGTGAGCTAGAGCAAAAATACAATGCACTTGTGCAGGGAAAGACTGTGCTAGAAAGCTCCCTTCACGTCAATCTCGCTGAACACATTAACTCCGAAATCGGGCTGGGAACTATTACAGACATAGAATCAGCAAAAATATGGCTGCGTGGCTCATTTCTTTACCAGAGAATGCATAAAAATCCCAAGTTTTATCAGGTAGGATCAGATGGACAAATTAAACCACAGCAACAGGGAGTAGAAGAAATCATCATGGAAAGCGTCGACCTACTGAGGCAAACGAAGCTCATCACACACATCGAATATGGTGCTGATGCTGGGAAGCTAGTTTCTACGCAATACGGAGAAATAATGAGCAAA TACTATATCCGACGTGCTACG ATGGAAATCATTTTAGCTCTGCCAGATCGTGCAAGCCTCAGGGATATT CTGGAACCAATATGTGGAGCAGACGA ATTCCAGGACGTCAAATTGCGAAACTCTGAGAAACGA ATTTTCAACATTCTCAAACAGGACCCTGAAATTCGCTTTCCTGTCAAAAAAGTTGATAAAACACAGGATAAGGTGTTTATTCTTGTTCAGGTGTGCAGAGTGCATTTTGATGAAAAGGATCGTAACACATTTTTACATGTCAAAAAGGCAGTATTGGGAGGAATCTCGTTAAATAGTGCTGAGTATAGAAGCTCTGACAGCCAACCCCACATGGAGGCGTTTTCTGTTTTCAAGCACATAGCTAGGATATCGAGAGGTGAAGTCTGTGTCTCGTTCACTACTGCACTCTATTCACAATATAATGCTACAGCTGTTTGCGATGTTTCAATCGTCAAAAAAGATGGTCTTCAAATCAAGAACAGCCTGGAACT ATTCCGATGCCTCTCAGCTAAATCATGGGAGGACAGAGCCATTGTCTTTAGACAAATTGAGCAAATTGGAGAAAAATC AATAAAA GTCCTAGCCGAAAATGGGATTACCTCTTTCGAAAAGTTGAGAAGACAGGACCCTCTCAGGATTGAGACT CTGCTAAATCGTCGAGCTCCATTTGGAATGGAAGTACTAAGATCCCTTGCAGAATTTCCGCAGTATATTGTTACTATCAAGGAAATTAGCGTAGAATCAGACGGTGGAAAGAGTCCCGTCCAAGTCGATCTTCAAATTCGCTGTGGGCTAGCTGAAGATAAAGACAGCGGATTTAAGATCCGCAAGCAGCGGGGACGCTCCTTTAACAtgacttcaattttgactCTGACATCCGATATGGACTTGGTCGATCTTCGACGCATTCC GACATTAGCCCTCAAAACTCCAAAAACGTTTGAAGTGAGGGTTGAATTAGGAAAACCCAGCCAAGGCGTTATTGTCATTGCTGCAACT GAAACTGTTGCAGGTGTTTCTGTGCAAGAGACATATAAACCAGATATCATGGCTAGTGAATATCCAACATTAGACACCCGCCCCCTTTCTTCGGTG GAAAGGGATCTTATCGGTCTTGATGACGATCCAGATTTTTGGAATATGGACCTTGATAACAGCGATGGTGTCCAACGTGAATGCTTAACAATCGGCG ACCAAATCATGGATACACAAAGTCGACCCAAATCTACTGCAAAAGAGATTCGTGGCCGGACTCTGGAATCAAATCCTCGGGCTGATGGGCGGTTTGA CTGCAATAAAGGTTTATCAGCGCCCCCACCTCCCTCGAAAAAAAGGGGGCAAGATTCAAGCGCCTCTACTGCAAGAAAAGTTGGCCCCTCGTCGACCTCTGTCACCCAAAAAGAGAGCAAAGTCCTCCGCGAACTAGACAAAATTCACGAGAGAACTCAAATTGTTGACAATCTCTCTATAATACCAGGCAAAAGACTAAAAACAGAATCACAACGGccatcaaaaagaaaacgtgAACACTCCCTCGAACATTCTATCTCTTTTACAGACGTAGTCGATCGAAACGCACATAAGATACACACCCCGCCGGAATCCTTAAGCGATTCGGATGAACTTCCCGAAGTTATCCTCTCCACTGAAAAAATTCCACAACTTAACAACAGAGAAAGGACAAAAGTATCGCCTAAACCTTTTCAAGGATCCTCCtcaaacttcaaaaaatACAACCATGGAGGCCACGAGCAAAAAATGAAGCTGTCCACGGGATGTGTATCTGATACGTCGTACCAGGACAAGGATGTTGACAGGACATGCCAAAAAAGGGCGGACGATTCGTTATTTCTAGCATCTTCAGACAGCGAAGGATCCATCGAGATAATATCACGGTCAGTCAGCCCAGCAACCATTCATCGAAACACAGATGCAACACCCAAAGAAGAGAAATGCGACGCGACTTACGAGGTTGCCACTGCGGTGATCGAAGAAAAGtcgaaaagaaacgaaaTGCCATTGTTAGTACAGGTTGAGGGGGCGGATGAAAGTTTGGAGCAAGATGATTTCGCCGAGTTAGACAATTGGCTTCAAAGCGGCACGGTGGATATTGTCTGA